One part of the Solea solea chromosome 1, fSolSol10.1, whole genome shotgun sequence genome encodes these proteins:
- the plag1 gene encoding zinc finger protein PLAG1, whose amino-acid sequence MATGTQGHRDHILDKTKFTAPTGRRRRAEGKPKKNFPCQECQKAFNSLEKLKVHSYSHTGERPYRCSHPDCTKAFVSKYKLLRHMATHSPEKNHKCSYCEKMFHRKDHLKNHLHTHDPYKEAFTCQECGKSYNTKLGFKRHLALHAANNGDLTCQVCLQPFPSTGILLEHLKTHAGKSSGGTKEKKHRCEHCERRFYTRKDVRRHMVVHTGRKDFLCQYCAQRFGRKDHLTRHMKKSHPQELLRVKTEPADSLEPIVYDLASGDIKGELAGMLTPRPHQLNMYAGPVLDAEPFPAPTHPFSLKYPLGPNLTSYTVSSQEREQNLKGELETYLMELQNSMPSSSSAAQEPQIPSSKLELEPPGGGLEGASEDVSMSKMSTSVATPTAGDSLASSSSLMDFSQLFNFLPLNGPPYNQAGGSGGQSIAYQPSEESAPLVQLPPQSSEGPEGAESPLQGLPSSFISNLSTPTTLPRFHQAFQ is encoded by the exons ATGGCCACAGGAACCCAGGGCCACCGTGACCACATCTTGGACAAAACCAAGTTCACGGCACCCACCGGGAGGCGCAGGAGAGCAGAGGGAAAGCCGAAGAAGAACTTCCCCTGCCAGGAGTGTCAGAAAGCTTTCAACAGTCTGGAGAAGTTGAAGGTGCACTCGTATTCTCACACAGGAGAACGACCGTACCGCTGCTCCCACCCCGACTGCACCAAGGCCTTCGTCTCCAAATACAAGCTGCTACG GCATATGGCAACTCACTCGCCGGAAAAAAACCACAAGTGTTCATACTGTGAGAAAATGTTCCACCGCAAGGATCACTTAAAGAATCACCTACACACTCATGACCCGTACAAGGAGGCGTTCACCTGTCAGGAGTGTGGCAAGAGCTACAACACCAAGCTGGGCTTCAAACGCCACCTCGCCCTCCATGCTGCCAACAATGGAGAcctcacctgccaagtttgccTGCAGCCGTTTCCCAGCACCGGGATTCTTCTAGAACACCTCAAGACACACGCAGGCAAGTCCTCGGGCGGGACCAAAGAGAAGAAGCATCGCTGCGAGCACTGCGAGCGCCGATTTTACACCCGCAAAGACGTGCGGCGACACATGGTGGTGCACACCGGACGCAAGGACTTCCTTTGTCAGTACTGTGCCCAGCGCTTCGGTCGGAAGGACCACCTGACGCGTCACATGAAGAAGAGCCACccccaggagctgctgagggTAAAAACTGAGCCAGCTGATTCGCTGGAGCCCATTGTCTATGACCTGGCGTCTGGGGACATCAAGGGTGAGCTCGCAGGAATGTTGACGCCGCGTCCGCACCAGCTCAACATGTACGCCGGCCCCGTCCTGGACGCCGAGCCCTTCCCCGCCCCGACGCACCCCTTCTCTTTAAAGTACCCGCTGGGCCCCAACTTAACCTCATACACCGTCTCCTCTCAAGAGCGGGAGCAGAATCTAAAGGGAGAACTGGAGACCTACCTGATGGAGCTGCAGAACAGCAtgccctcctcatcctctgcaGCCCAAGAACCCCAAATCCCCTCCTCCAAACTTGAGTTGGAGCCTCCTGGAGGCGGGCTGGAGGGGGCCAGTGAGGACGTGTCCATGTCCAAAATGTCCACATCAGTGGCAACACCCACAGCAGGAGACTCTCTGGCCTCGTCCTCCTCTCTGATGGACTTCTCACAGCTTTTCAACTTCCTTCCGCTCAACGGGCCTCCATACAACCAGGCAGGAGGCAGCGGGGGGCAGAGTATCGCCTATCAACCCAGCGAAGAGTCCGCTCCTCTGGTCCAGCTGCCTCCACAGTCGTCTGAGGGCCCAGAGGGTGCAGAGAGTCCACTTCAGGGGCTCCCCTCCTCCTTCATATCCAACCTGAGCACACCAACCACACTGCCCCGCTTCCACCAAGCTTTTCAGTGA